The Parashewanella spongiae genome has a window encoding:
- a CDS encoding NADPH-dependent 2,4-dienoyl-CoA reductase: MAYPHLLEPLNLGFTTLKNRVLMGSMHTGLEEEKGGFDKLATFYQERAKGGVGLIVTGGISPNFRGRLTPHASQLSFRWQVKKHKLVTDAVHQADGKICMQILHSGRYGYHPFSVAPSRIKSPITPFKPTALSKRQISKTIKHYANSAMLAQKAGYDGVEVMGSEGYLINQFICTRSNIRTDEWGGSIENRCKFPLEIIQAIREQVGQKFIIIFRLSMLDLVEKGSSWEEVVYLAKRLEKTGVNIINTGIGWHEARIPTIATSVPRGAFSWVTERLKKELSIPLIATNRINTPEIAERIISSGQADMVSMARPFLADPEFVNKANADLADEINTCIGCNQACLDHSFVLKRATCLVNPRACYETELNFVNAQTKKKLAVVGAGPAGLSFSVYAAQRGHDVVLFEAKSEIGGQFNLARKIPGKEEFDETIRYFKKQLEKYKVDLKLNTKFEAHYVNELEFDEVIVASGVTPRQISFPGSDRDNVVDYQQVLKGDVSVGKRVALIGAGGIGFDMAHYLGEPESKTMQPDQWLKNWGIDKSYTNVSGLLDSPVEHSPERTIYLLQRKNNKLGKGLGKTTGWIHRLVIKQHKVITKSGVNYVKVDDDGLHISINDRPEVLNVDHIVLCAGQESNKKIIPELEDCGKPIHVIGGADLAAELDAKRAIRQGAELAASI, from the coding sequence ATGGCGTATCCGCATTTGTTAGAACCTCTAAATTTAGGTTTCACGACATTAAAAAATAGAGTGTTAATGGGTTCCATGCACACAGGGTTGGAAGAAGAAAAAGGTGGATTTGATAAATTAGCCACATTTTATCAAGAGCGGGCCAAAGGTGGTGTTGGACTAATCGTTACAGGCGGTATATCTCCAAACTTTCGTGGACGCTTAACACCACACGCAAGCCAGTTAAGTTTTCGATGGCAAGTGAAAAAACATAAGTTAGTCACTGATGCTGTTCATCAAGCTGATGGGAAAATTTGTATGCAAATATTGCATTCAGGTAGATATGGTTATCACCCGTTTTCAGTTGCACCAAGTAGAATAAAATCTCCTATCACCCCTTTTAAGCCAACAGCTTTATCTAAAAGACAAATTTCTAAAACGATCAAACATTATGCAAATTCAGCTATGTTGGCACAAAAAGCTGGTTATGATGGCGTTGAAGTGATGGGCTCAGAAGGATACTTAATCAATCAATTCATTTGTACTCGATCAAATATCCGTACAGATGAATGGGGCGGAAGTATTGAAAACCGCTGTAAATTTCCATTGGAAATTATACAAGCGATTCGAGAGCAAGTAGGGCAAAAATTCATTATCATTTTTCGACTATCTATGCTGGATTTAGTCGAAAAAGGCTCTTCATGGGAAGAAGTCGTTTACCTTGCGAAACGTTTAGAAAAGACTGGAGTGAACATAATAAATACTGGCATCGGTTGGCATGAAGCGAGAATTCCGACAATTGCAACCAGTGTGCCTAGAGGTGCATTTAGTTGGGTGACTGAACGTCTAAAAAAAGAATTATCGATACCATTAATTGCAACAAACAGAATTAATACTCCTGAAATTGCTGAGCGAATAATAAGCAGTGGACAGGCTGATATGGTATCAATGGCTAGACCATTTCTAGCTGATCCTGAATTTGTAAATAAAGCCAATGCTGATTTAGCTGATGAGATAAACACTTGTATAGGATGTAACCAGGCTTGTTTAGATCACTCTTTCGTATTAAAGCGTGCAACTTGTTTGGTGAATCCAAGGGCATGCTATGAAACCGAACTTAATTTCGTTAATGCTCAAACAAAAAAGAAACTCGCGGTCGTTGGGGCGGGGCCAGCTGGGCTCTCTTTCTCAGTTTATGCCGCTCAGCGAGGTCATGATGTTGTACTGTTCGAAGCTAAGAGCGAAATAGGTGGCCAATTTAACTTGGCAAGAAAAATACCAGGAAAAGAAGAATTTGATGAAACAATAAGATATTTTAAGAAGCAACTGGAAAAATATAAAGTTGATTTGAAACTCAATACTAAATTTGAAGCCCATTATGTAAATGAATTGGAATTTGATGAAGTGATTGTAGCTTCTGGCGTCACTCCAAGACAGATTTCTTTCCCCGGAAGCGATCGAGATAATGTTGTCGACTATCAACAGGTACTAAAAGGTGATGTTTCAGTTGGAAAGCGCGTTGCCTTAATAGGTGCTGGTGGCATTGGTTTTGACATGGCTCACTATTTAGGAGAGCCGGAATCTAAAACAATGCAGCCTGATCAATGGCTAAAAAACTGGGGAATAGATAAGAGCTATACAAATGTGAGTGGACTTTTAGACTCGCCTGTTGAGCATTCTCCAGAAAGAACTATTTATTTGTTGCAACGGAAAAATAATAAACTGGGTAAAGGGTTAGGGAAAACCACAGGTTGGATACATCGTTTAGTGATTAAGCAACATAAAGTTATCACTAAATCCGGTGTAAATTACGTCAAGGTTGATGATGACGGCCTTCATATTTCGATTAATGATCGCCCCGAGG
- the sppA gene encoding signal peptide peptidase SppA — MSTKKPLTTKNTLSLIWKVINFTRQLIINIVFFPLVLIGLIAFIVALSTGDEIKLDEGTALLLNLNGRIVDQKRYVDPFEATIKESQGDKSDSEVLLSDVLYVIDNASHDKRIDSIVLELSQLRGSGISKLESIGQALERFKKQGKSIFAVGNYFDQNQYLLASYADRVYLNPQGSVSLEGLGRYRLYYKSALEKLKINTHIFRVGTFKSAVEPYIRDDMSAAAKKANEVLLNDIWSNYETIISQNRQIDQNDVVLTPTDFLTALDKAEGESGQMALNTKLVDELATPEQFRLSMIEKVGKADSGTSYKNIEFSEYLSLVKPKHNIVLGDAVGIIVAKGTILNGNQPAGTIGGKSTSDLLRQARFDRQIKAVVLRVDSPGGSAFASEQIRQELLALKEAGKPVVVSMGTYAASGGYWISASSDYIFATPTTLTGSIGIFGMFNTIEDSLASIGVFSDGVGTSEWTKASSTRGISPQIKAVIQKQVDRGYHNFISLVAKEREMTLEQVDKVAQGRVWSGKKALELGLVDELGDLDKAVAKAAEFAQLKNFDTQIIQKQLTAEELIIQELFASATAYLPKSYASTSILEKTFKKWANSIERLNQFDDPKNMYMFCDTCNF; from the coding sequence ATGTCCACGAAAAAACCACTTACAACTAAAAATACTTTATCTTTGATATGGAAAGTCATTAATTTTACACGTCAACTTATTATCAATATTGTATTTTTTCCTTTAGTTTTAATTGGCTTAATTGCTTTTATCGTTGCCCTTTCCACTGGAGATGAAATCAAACTCGACGAAGGAACAGCTTTGTTGCTTAATTTAAACGGAAGAATCGTAGACCAAAAAAGATATGTTGATCCTTTTGAAGCTACAATTAAAGAAAGCCAAGGTGATAAAAGTGATAGTGAAGTCCTCCTTTCTGACGTTTTGTATGTCATTGATAATGCATCACATGACAAACGAATAGATAGTATTGTACTTGAACTCTCGCAATTAAGAGGTTCGGGGATCAGTAAATTAGAGTCCATCGGCCAAGCTTTAGAACGATTTAAAAAGCAAGGAAAATCAATTTTCGCTGTCGGAAATTATTTTGACCAAAACCAATATTTGCTTGCCAGTTATGCCGACAGAGTGTATTTAAACCCTCAAGGCAGCGTTAGCCTTGAAGGGCTTGGTCGATATCGTCTTTATTACAAGTCAGCGCTTGAAAAATTAAAGATTAATACTCACATTTTCCGCGTAGGTACCTTTAAATCAGCTGTAGAACCATATATCCGTGATGACATGTCTGCAGCGGCTAAAAAAGCAAATGAGGTTTTACTGAATGACATTTGGAGTAATTACGAAACCATCATTAGTCAAAACCGACAAATCGATCAAAATGATGTGGTATTAACACCTACTGACTTTCTTACGGCACTCGATAAAGCGGAAGGTGAATCAGGTCAGATGGCACTTAATACAAAGCTCGTCGATGAGTTAGCCACACCTGAACAATTCCGTTTATCAATGATTGAAAAAGTTGGCAAAGCAGACTCTGGAACTAGTTATAAAAATATAGAGTTCAGTGAATATTTATCATTAGTCAAACCGAAGCATAATATAGTGTTAGGTGACGCTGTAGGTATCATTGTAGCCAAAGGTACCATTTTAAATGGAAATCAACCTGCTGGAACAATTGGTGGTAAAAGTACCTCTGATCTTTTACGCCAAGCTCGATTTGACCGACAAATAAAAGCTGTGGTTCTTCGCGTAGATAGTCCTGGCGGAAGTGCATTCGCTTCTGAACAAATTAGACAAGAATTATTGGCCTTGAAAGAAGCAGGGAAGCCTGTAGTCGTAAGTATGGGCACTTATGCTGCATCAGGTGGATACTGGATCTCAGCCAGCTCTGATTATATTTTCGCAACTCCGACAACATTGACAGGTTCTATTGGTATTTTTGGGATGTTCAATACAATTGAAGATTCATTAGCATCTATTGGAGTTTTCAGTGATGGCGTTGGCACATCTGAATGGACAAAAGCTTCAAGCACTCGTGGTATATCACCTCAAATAAAAGCAGTCATACAGAAGCAAGTAGATCGTGGCTATCACAATTTTATTTCACTGGTTGCTAAAGAGCGAGAAATGACCCTTGAACAAGTGGACAAAGTAGCCCAAGGCCGTGTTTGGAGTGGAAAAAAAGCATTAGAGCTAGGTTTAGTTGATGAGCTTGGTGACTTAGATAAAGCCGTTGCTAAAGCCGCCGAGTTTGCTCAATTAAAAAACTTTGACACTCAAATTATTCAAAAGC